A section of the Candidatus Binatia bacterium genome encodes:
- the glnB gene encoding nitrogen regulatory protein P-II 1, which yields MKKVEAIIKPFKLDEVKEALSAVGVQGITVSEVKGFGRQKGHTELYRGAEYVVDFLPKVKLEIIVKDEMVNQVVDTIMKAAKTGRIGDGKIFVLPVEEVVRIRTGERGPDAL from the coding sequence ATGAAAAAGGTCGAGGCCATCATCAAGCCGTTTAAACTCGACGAGGTCAAGGAAGCCTTGAGCGCCGTCGGCGTGCAAGGAATTACCGTCAGCGAGGTCAAGGGTTTCGGGCGCCAGAAAGGTCACACCGAACTCTACCGAGGCGCGGAGTACGTGGTGGACTTCCTGCCCAAAGTCAAGCTGGAGATCATCGTCAAGGACGAAATGGTCAACCAGGTCGTGGACACGATCATGAAGGCCGCCAAAACTGGCCGTATTGGAGACGGCAAAATCTTCGTGCTCCCGGTCGAAGAAGTCGTACGCATTCGCACGGGTGAGCGCGGTCCCGACGCGTTGTAG
- the glnA gene encoding glutamine synthetase — protein sequence MTPKEVIKFAKDKKVTMVDIKFNDFLGIWQHFTIPVSELDEKLFEEGSGFDGSSIRGWQPIHASDMLVVPDPTTAVIDPFFQEPTLSLIGNIVDPLTKEEYSRDPRNIARKAEAYLKSTGIGDVAYFGPEPEFFIFDDIRYAQDQHSGFYFLDSIEGQWNTGRDEKPNLGYKPRYKEGYFPAPPTDSQQDIRSEMVRVMEQVGLRVEKHHHEVATAGQAEIDLRFLPLVKMADALNWYKYIVKNVARRHGKTVTFMPKPIFGDNGSGMHTHQSIWKGETPLFAGDRYGGLSELAMHYIGGILKHAPALAAFTNPTTNSYRRLVPGFEAPVNLAYSSRNRSAAVRIPMYSPSPKAKRIEVRFPDPTANGYLAFAAMLMAGLDGIQKRLSPGDPLDKDIYSLTPEELKDVPSMPASLEEALENLKKDHEFLLQGDVFTEDVIETWIEYKMANEVNAMRLRPHPWEFALYFDS from the coding sequence ATGACGCCGAAAGAGGTGATCAAGTTCGCGAAGGACAAGAAAGTTACGATGGTGGACATCAAGTTCAATGACTTTCTGGGCATCTGGCAACACTTCACCATCCCAGTGTCCGAGCTCGATGAGAAGTTGTTCGAGGAAGGTTCCGGCTTCGATGGCTCGTCCATCCGCGGCTGGCAGCCCATTCACGCCAGCGACATGCTGGTCGTGCCAGACCCGACCACCGCGGTCATCGATCCGTTTTTCCAAGAGCCAACGCTTTCACTCATTGGCAACATTGTGGACCCACTGACGAAAGAGGAGTACTCCCGGGACCCGCGTAACATTGCCCGCAAGGCGGAAGCGTACCTCAAGTCCACAGGAATCGGAGACGTTGCGTATTTTGGCCCCGAGCCGGAGTTTTTCATCTTCGACGATATTCGCTACGCGCAAGACCAACATTCGGGCTTTTATTTCCTCGACTCCATCGAGGGCCAATGGAACACCGGGCGGGACGAAAAACCGAACCTTGGGTACAAGCCACGCTACAAGGAGGGATACTTCCCTGCCCCTCCCACAGACAGCCAGCAGGACATCCGCTCGGAAATGGTTCGGGTGATGGAACAGGTCGGTTTGCGAGTCGAAAAGCATCACCACGAGGTGGCTACGGCGGGGCAGGCAGAAATCGACCTGCGTTTCCTTCCGCTGGTGAAAATGGCCGATGCCCTGAACTGGTACAAATACATCGTCAAGAATGTTGCTCGGCGTCACGGGAAAACGGTCACCTTCATGCCCAAACCCATCTTCGGAGACAACGGTTCCGGCATGCACACACACCAGAGCATTTGGAAGGGCGAAACGCCGTTGTTCGCGGGCGACCGCTATGGCGGCCTCAGCGAGCTGGCCATGCACTACATCGGCGGCATTCTGAAACACGCCCCGGCTCTTGCGGCGTTCACCAATCCGACCACCAATAGTTACCGGCGGCTGGTGCCTGGCTTCGAGGCCCCCGTGAACCTGGCGTACTCCAGCCGCAACCGTTCTGCGGCAGTTCGAATCCCGATGTACAGCCCGAGCCCCAAGGCAAAGCGCATCGAGGTGCGCTTCCCCGACCCGACCGCCAACGGCTACCTCGCCTTTGCGGCCATGCTCATGGCAGGTCTCGACGGCATCCAAAAGCGGCTTTCTCCGGGAGACCCGTTGGACAAAGACATTTATTCGCTGACTCCAGAAGAACTCAAAGATGTGCCGAGTATGCCGGCCAGTCTCGAAGAAGCCCTCGAAAACCTGAAGAAGGACCACGAGTTCCTGCTCCAAGGCGACGTCTTTACGGAGGACGTGATTGAAACCTGGATCGAGTACAAGATGGCCAACGAGGTCAACGCCATGCGCTTGCGACCTCACCCTTGGGAATTCGCTCTGTACTTCGACTCGTGA
- the calB gene encoding putative coniferyl aldehyde dehydrogenase: MAQTAQLRKLEVVENEAQRIFLAQREAFLRQPYPSLEERIENLRKLERILLEHADAICEAVRRDFGHRCAEETKTLEIFGCVDGLRYTRKMLKKWMRPQRRKVSPMFFPGKNWVLPQPKGVVGIISPWNYPVFLTISPLTSVLAAGNRAMIKMASNSQTVCRLLAEKFRSVFPEDTVAILPGVRPQEFTTLPFDHLIFTGSADAGKTVMRTAAEHLTPVTLELGGKSPTIICDDFDLEEAAERILYGKYINAGQTCLAPDYLFVPAPQRDRFVEVAKRIMSVRYPDPNDESYTSIIDDRSYRRLRATLEDAERKGAKIVPLVPQASYNDVLRKIPPTLVLDPTDDMIIMQQEIFGPLFPVKTYQDLDEVIAYINERDRPLGLYIFTNDRAKQERVLYRTLSGGVTINHVILHVAQHDLPFGGIGASGMGQYHAYEGFLEFSKLRPVFHAPRFSLLRLMYPPYRKFHRKMVDWLLRFGR; encoded by the coding sequence ATGGCACAGACAGCGCAACTCAGGAAGCTCGAAGTCGTCGAAAACGAAGCCCAGCGGATTTTCCTTGCTCAACGTGAGGCCTTTTTGCGGCAACCGTATCCGAGCCTCGAGGAGCGGATCGAGAACCTGCGCAAGCTCGAACGGATCTTGCTGGAGCACGCGGACGCAATTTGCGAGGCGGTGCGGCGCGATTTTGGTCATCGTTGTGCGGAAGAGACCAAGACGTTGGAGATCTTTGGCTGCGTAGATGGGCTCCGCTACACGCGCAAGATGCTGAAGAAATGGATGCGGCCGCAGCGGCGCAAAGTATCGCCCATGTTTTTCCCGGGGAAAAACTGGGTCCTGCCCCAGCCCAAAGGAGTGGTTGGGATCATTTCGCCCTGGAACTATCCCGTGTTCCTTACCATCAGCCCGCTGACGAGTGTGCTGGCGGCTGGTAACCGTGCCATGATCAAAATGGCCAGCAATTCCCAGACGGTGTGCCGCCTGTTGGCAGAGAAGTTCCGGTCGGTGTTCCCGGAGGACACAGTGGCGATCCTACCTGGGGTGCGGCCGCAAGAATTTACAACGCTGCCCTTCGACCATTTGATTTTCACGGGCTCTGCGGACGCAGGCAAAACCGTCATGCGCACGGCAGCCGAACATCTGACTCCGGTGACGTTAGAGCTCGGCGGTAAGTCACCGACCATTATATGCGACGATTTCGACTTGGAGGAGGCGGCGGAGCGGATCCTTTACGGGAAGTACATCAATGCGGGCCAAACGTGTTTGGCCCCGGACTACTTGTTCGTGCCTGCGCCGCAAAGAGATCGCTTTGTAGAAGTGGCCAAGCGGATCATGAGCGTGCGCTATCCGGATCCGAACGACGAGTCGTATACCTCGATTATCGACGATCGTTCGTACCGCCGCTTGCGGGCCACATTGGAGGACGCTGAACGGAAAGGGGCGAAAATTGTGCCCCTCGTTCCGCAGGCAAGTTACAATGACGTGTTGCGAAAGATACCGCCTACGCTCGTCCTCGATCCCACCGACGACATGATCATCATGCAGCAAGAGATCTTCGGTCCGCTGTTTCCGGTAAAAACCTACCAGGATTTGGACGAGGTCATTGCTTACATCAACGAGCGCGACCGGCCGTTGGGCCTATACATTTTCACGAACGACCGAGCGAAGCAGGAAAGGGTTCTTTACCGGACGTTATCGGGCGGCGTTACCATCAACCACGTTATCTTGCACGTGGCACAGCACGATTTGCCATTTGGCGGTATCGGTGCGAGCGGCATGGGGCAATATCATGCTTACGAGGGCTTCCTCGAGTTCAGCAAGCTACGGCCCGTTTTTCACGCCCCGCGCTTCTCGCTTTTGCGTTTGATGTATCCGCCCTATCGTAAGTTCCACCGGAAGATGGTCGATTGGCTTTTACGCTTCGGGCGCTGA
- the lspA gene encoding lipoprotein signal peptidase, whose protein sequence is MSKYSIVLGLASLIVVADQITKWLVIAWLPLFATVEIIPGIAEITHVKNTGGAFGFLARADESWRWPFFIFASVLAIVLLWQVVRRTRREETGALFAVGSILGGAIGNLIDRAREGAVTDFISIHWREYYWPAFNVADSFISIGVALLVWQSLRTGSTAAAREKQAS, encoded by the coding sequence GTGAGTAAGTATTCGATCGTTTTGGGGCTGGCGAGCCTGATTGTTGTTGCGGACCAAATCACGAAATGGCTCGTGATTGCGTGGCTCCCTTTGTTCGCCACGGTCGAGATCATTCCTGGGATTGCCGAAATCACCCACGTGAAAAATACCGGTGGAGCCTTCGGATTTCTGGCACGGGCCGACGAAAGCTGGCGATGGCCATTTTTTATCTTCGCTTCCGTGCTTGCCATCGTCCTATTGTGGCAAGTTGTGCGGCGCACCAGACGGGAGGAGACGGGTGCGCTGTTTGCCGTGGGGAGCATTTTGGGCGGAGCCATAGGGAACCTGATCGACCGAGCGCGCGAAGGCGCGGTGACTGACTTTATCTCCATCCACTGGCGCGAATATTACTGGCCCGCATTCAATGTGGCCGACTCGTTCATCTCGATCGGCGTAGCGCTGCTGGTGTGGCAGTCGCTTCGCACTGGCAGCACAGCGGCGGCACGAGAAAAGCAGGCATCTTGA
- the ileS gene encoding isoleucine--tRNA ligase codes for MDYKQTLNLPKTDFPMRANLPEREPAWVERWENERLYDRLLEATQDRPVYVLHDGPPYANGHVHLGTALNKIIKDMVLKSKLLAGYRVPFVPGWDCHGMPIEHQVVRELGAKARQMSQLEIRQRCRAYAEKYIQIQRAEFKRLGVLGDWERPYLTMSPEYEAQIVRVFRELVERGFVYRGLRPVHWCTVCGTALAEAEVEYAEHVSPSIYVRFPFVGSGEEAQEIATRPEDRPLLRERARQLSVVIWTTTPWTLPANLAVCLNPHLDYVALDVDGALYIVAERLADAFLAAIGRTARARIPVDLRPLDGRDVFQHPFFDRAAKLIFESHVTADVGTGCVHTAPGHGYEDFAVGQKYGLPVLTPVDGTGRFTQEAGPFAGQPVFDANERIVSLLEERGHLLRVERLRHSYPHCWRCKQPLIFRATEQWFFKVDHAALRERALEEIDRVTWIPSWGHDRIYNMVQHRPDWCLSRQRAWGVPIPAFRCLRCNQYLFDPAVIRQVERVFAERGSDAWYELPPSDLLPAGTRCACGSADFEKDNNILDVWFDAGCSHVAVLEQRPELQWPADLYVEAVDQHRGWFQVSLLTSVATRDAAPYRSVLTHGLILDEAAKKMSKSLGNVIAPEEIIRQHGAEVLRLLFASVDYTADVSFSKSLIGPLLESYRKIRNTCRFLLGNLYDFDVSRHRVATADLPEIDRWILHRAAEFDQRVRRAYEQFHFHLVVHQLVNFCAVDLSALYLDIVKDRLYTAAPNSRARRAAQTVLFDLLDTLVRLMAPILSFTAEEVLGYVPGKPADSVFFLQFRDDLPRDEKLFARWEKLFEVRAAVTKALEEARRADRIGHSLDARVLLYASGPVGDLLREYLPELPAVFIVSQVEWDESLPAPTASPVLPDVRVAVERARGEKCQRCWNYSESVGQSRAHPGLCRRCVEVVEALARE; via the coding sequence ATGGATTACAAGCAAACCCTGAATTTGCCCAAGACGGACTTTCCTATGCGGGCGAATCTGCCCGAGCGCGAGCCCGCGTGGGTGGAGCGGTGGGAGAACGAGCGGCTGTACGACCGCCTCCTAGAGGCGACACAAGACCGGCCGGTGTACGTTCTCCACGATGGGCCTCCCTATGCCAATGGGCACGTTCATCTGGGCACGGCCTTGAACAAGATCATCAAGGACATGGTGCTCAAGTCCAAGTTGCTCGCGGGCTATCGCGTGCCCTTTGTTCCGGGTTGGGACTGTCATGGGATGCCCATCGAGCACCAAGTGGTGCGCGAGCTTGGGGCGAAGGCGCGACAAATGAGCCAACTGGAAATTCGTCAGCGCTGTCGCGCGTACGCGGAAAAATACATCCAGATCCAGCGCGCCGAATTCAAACGGCTCGGTGTACTTGGCGACTGGGAGCGACCATATCTAACCATGTCGCCGGAATACGAGGCACAAATCGTCCGGGTGTTTCGCGAGCTCGTCGAGCGGGGATTTGTTTACCGAGGGCTACGCCCCGTTCATTGGTGCACGGTTTGCGGCACGGCCCTCGCTGAGGCGGAGGTCGAGTACGCGGAGCACGTGTCGCCTTCGATTTACGTGCGGTTCCCGTTCGTTGGTTCGGGCGAGGAGGCCCAAGAGATCGCCACGCGCCCTGAGGATCGGCCTCTTCTGCGGGAGCGTGCACGGCAACTGTCAGTTGTAATTTGGACCACGACGCCTTGGACCTTACCGGCCAACCTTGCCGTTTGCCTCAACCCGCATTTGGACTACGTTGCACTCGATGTGGATGGTGCACTGTACATTGTGGCCGAGCGCCTGGCGGACGCCTTTCTTGCAGCGATCGGGCGCACGGCTAGGGCGCGGATCCCTGTGGATCTGCGCCCCCTCGATGGCCGCGACGTTTTTCAGCACCCTTTTTTCGACCGGGCAGCGAAGTTGATTTTCGAGTCGCACGTGACCGCCGATGTCGGTACCGGTTGCGTTCATACGGCCCCAGGGCACGGCTACGAAGACTTCGCGGTGGGCCAGAAATACGGCTTGCCTGTGCTCACCCCTGTAGATGGAACAGGGCGCTTCACGCAGGAGGCGGGGCCCTTTGCCGGGCAGCCCGTTTTCGACGCCAACGAGAGGATCGTGAGCCTGCTCGAGGAAAGGGGGCACCTGCTTCGGGTCGAGCGGCTGCGGCATTCATATCCCCATTGTTGGCGCTGCAAGCAGCCGTTGATTTTCCGGGCCACCGAACAGTGGTTTTTCAAAGTGGATCATGCAGCGCTGCGGGAGCGGGCCTTGGAGGAAATCGATCGTGTGACTTGGATCCCTTCATGGGGGCACGATCGGATTTACAACATGGTCCAGCATCGCCCAGACTGGTGCTTGTCGCGCCAGCGCGCTTGGGGCGTGCCCATCCCGGCATTCCGTTGCCTTCGGTGCAACCAGTACCTTTTTGACCCCGCGGTGATTCGGCAGGTGGAGCGCGTGTTTGCGGAGCGCGGGTCGGACGCGTGGTACGAGCTGCCGCCAAGCGATCTGCTGCCTGCGGGAACGCGGTGTGCGTGTGGCAGTGCCGACTTCGAGAAGGACAACAACATCCTCGACGTTTGGTTCGATGCCGGTTGTTCGCACGTGGCCGTTTTGGAACAGCGGCCGGAACTCCAGTGGCCGGCGGATTTGTATGTGGAAGCGGTGGATCAACACCGAGGCTGGTTCCAGGTGTCGTTGCTGACCTCCGTGGCCACTCGGGATGCAGCCCCGTACCGGTCGGTCCTCACGCACGGGTTGATTCTCGACGAGGCGGCAAAGAAAATGTCGAAGTCACTCGGAAACGTCATTGCGCCCGAAGAGATCATTCGGCAGCACGGGGCCGAAGTGTTGCGCTTGCTCTTTGCCTCGGTGGATTACACCGCCGACGTTTCGTTCTCCAAATCGCTCATTGGGCCGCTGCTGGAGTCGTATCGGAAAATTCGGAACACGTGCCGCTTTTTGCTGGGAAACCTCTACGACTTCGATGTGTCCCGCCACAGAGTGGCCACGGCAGACCTCCCGGAAATCGACCGTTGGATTCTCCATCGCGCGGCCGAGTTCGATCAGCGTGTTCGTCGTGCCTACGAGCAGTTCCATTTTCATCTGGTCGTGCACCAGTTAGTGAATTTTTGTGCGGTGGATTTGAGCGCGTTGTACTTGGACATCGTCAAGGACCGGTTGTACACGGCCGCGCCCAATTCTCGCGCCCGCCGTGCCGCGCAAACTGTGCTGTTCGATCTGTTGGACACGCTGGTGCGCCTGATGGCGCCGATTCTGTCGTTCACTGCGGAAGAGGTTCTTGGCTACGTACCCGGCAAGCCGGCCGACAGCGTGTTCTTTCTCCAGTTCCGCGATGATCTGCCGCGAGACGAGAAGTTATTTGCGCGCTGGGAAAAACTGTTCGAGGTGCGCGCGGCTGTGACCAAGGCTCTGGAAGAGGCACGCCGAGCGGATCGCATTGGCCACTCCTTGGATGCGCGCGTGCTTTTGTACGCCAGTGGCCCCGTCGGCGATTTGCTGCGCGAGTATTTGCCGGAACTGCCGGCGGTCTTCATCGTGTCGCAAGTGGAGTGGGATGAGTCCCTGCCGGCCCCGACCGCTAGCCCAGTGCTGCCGGATGTACGGGTGGCTGTGGAGCGAGCACGCGGGGAAAAGTGCCAGCGTTGTTGGAATTACAGCGAATCGGTGGGGCAAAGCCGGGCACATCCCGGCTTGTGCCGCCGCTGTGTCGAAGTGGTCGAGGCGCTTGCTCGTGAGTAA
- a CDS encoding patatin family protein yields MGITIVQKSDLNERKRKAKIALVLAGGAVTGGGFKLGGLKALDDFLINRKTTDFDTYVGLSAGAVLSAPLAAGVSPAEMMRSLTGDSEQFTPLQAWDFYYPNLREFVSKPAQFALDSICFLPNLVADVLRTLPRLRAELEQALERAWRQPSMRNLEAVLTPLATTLAKQRGLPSPLDYLPSGLFDNSPIERYLRRNFEAAGMPNDFVGLYRRTRKELYISAMNLDTAERVVFGHDEDTSLTISEAVQASTALPGFYKPARIRGVDYLDGGVRRTANIDVAIEHGADLVICYNPFRPFNNRVRRVRQNGSYRIEGKPLADMGLLTVINQVFRTLLHSRLQYGLRQYQDDPNFRGDIVVIEPQETDLHFFELSALAFWQRVAAANHGYLSVSASIEHNYDLIKQILASYGILMTRKQVRAGVERIREAGEEEASDVLTEESPRRQLHVA; encoded by the coding sequence ATGGGAATCACAATTGTTCAAAAAAGCGATCTCAACGAACGTAAGCGCAAGGCCAAAATCGCCTTGGTGCTGGCCGGAGGTGCAGTAACGGGTGGGGGCTTTAAACTTGGCGGCCTCAAGGCGTTGGATGACTTTCTCATCAACCGCAAGACGACCGACTTCGACACGTACGTGGGCCTGAGTGCCGGGGCCGTGCTTTCTGCCCCTTTGGCGGCGGGTGTGAGCCCGGCCGAAATGATGCGCAGCCTAACGGGCGATTCGGAACAGTTTACGCCGCTGCAAGCCTGGGATTTTTATTATCCCAACCTGCGCGAGTTTGTTTCCAAGCCGGCCCAGTTCGCTCTCGATTCCATCTGCTTTCTTCCCAACTTGGTCGCTGACGTTTTGCGCACCCTACCCCGGCTGAGGGCGGAGTTGGAGCAAGCTTTGGAGCGAGCGTGGAGGCAGCCCTCCATGCGTAACCTCGAAGCTGTGCTGACTCCGCTGGCCACAACCCTAGCCAAACAGCGTGGCTTACCCTCACCGCTAGACTATTTGCCCTCTGGGCTATTCGACAATAGCCCCATCGAACGCTACCTCCGCCGCAACTTCGAAGCGGCTGGGATGCCCAATGACTTCGTGGGGCTGTACCGGCGCACCCGCAAGGAGCTCTACATCAGCGCCATGAATCTGGACACCGCCGAGCGTGTGGTGTTCGGCCACGACGAGGACACTTCGCTCACCATTTCCGAAGCCGTTCAGGCATCCACCGCACTACCGGGCTTTTACAAGCCCGCGCGCATTCGTGGCGTGGATTACCTGGACGGCGGAGTGCGCCGCACCGCGAATATAGACGTCGCCATTGAACACGGGGCAGACTTGGTGATTTGCTACAACCCGTTTCGTCCGTTCAACAACCGCGTTCGTAGGGTCCGGCAGAACGGCTCCTATCGCATCGAGGGCAAGCCGCTTGCGGACATGGGGCTGCTGACCGTGATCAACCAAGTTTTTCGCACCCTTCTACACTCTCGCCTGCAATATGGTCTGCGGCAATATCAGGACGACCCCAACTTCCGCGGGGATATTGTCGTGATCGAGCCGCAGGAAACGGACCTGCATTTCTTCGAGCTCAGTGCGCTAGCGTTTTGGCAGCGGGTCGCTGCGGCAAACCACGGTTACCTTTCCGTCAGCGCCTCCATCGAGCACAACTACGACCTCATCAAGCAGATATTGGCGAGCTACGGGATTTTGATGACCCGCAAACAGGTCCGTGCCGGCGTGGAGCGCATTCGCGAGGCCGGCGAGGAAGAAGCCTCGGATGTCCTCACCGAAGAATCCCCCCGCCGCCAACTGCACGTGGCGTGA
- a CDS encoding acetyl-CoA acetyltransferase, with amino-acid sequence MREALIIDACRTPRGRRKGSLSEVHPIDLLCVPLRAIAERNQLDPAHIEDVVIGCVTETGEQGTNIARGAVLAAGWPVEIPAVTLNRFCGSGQQAVNFAAMSVRSGAQDLVVAGGVESMTRVPMGSDMGPLPASLLDKYNLIPQGLSAELVADQWNLSREELDEFALGSQQKAWRAIQEGRFKKSIVPVPVTHNGESRLFDTDEHVRPQSTLEGLLALQPSFKPGGKITAGNSSGIVDGAAAVLIASEKKAQELGLKPRARIVEQMIVGSDPILMLTGPIPATKKVLAKAGMKIDDIDLIEINEAFASVPLCVMRETGMDPEKVNVNGGAIALGHPLGATGAMLIGTVLDELERQNKRFGLVTMCIGMGMGIATIIERV; translated from the coding sequence ATGAGAGAGGCTCTGATTATTGACGCGTGCCGTACCCCGCGAGGACGGCGCAAAGGTAGTTTGTCCGAAGTACACCCAATCGATCTTCTATGTGTTCCCTTGCGAGCGATTGCCGAGCGCAATCAACTCGACCCGGCGCATATTGAAGATGTGGTGATTGGTTGCGTCACCGAAACCGGCGAGCAAGGAACGAACATTGCCCGTGGTGCGGTGCTTGCTGCCGGTTGGCCCGTGGAAATTCCGGCAGTGACTTTAAATCGCTTTTGCGGCTCAGGACAGCAGGCAGTGAATTTCGCCGCTATGTCGGTACGCTCCGGCGCGCAAGACTTGGTAGTTGCCGGTGGAGTGGAGAGTATGACGCGGGTACCCATGGGGTCGGATATGGGTCCGCTGCCCGCTTCGTTGCTGGACAAATACAACTTGATCCCGCAAGGATTGTCGGCGGAGTTGGTTGCGGATCAATGGAACTTGAGCCGCGAGGAGCTCGACGAGTTTGCTTTAGGGAGCCAACAAAAGGCGTGGCGAGCGATTCAGGAGGGACGGTTCAAGAAAAGCATCGTCCCCGTGCCCGTAACCCACAATGGGGAGTCGCGCTTATTCGACACCGATGAGCACGTGCGCCCGCAGTCCACTCTGGAAGGGCTCCTCGCGCTGCAGCCGAGCTTCAAGCCCGGGGGAAAAATCACGGCAGGCAACTCGAGCGGAATCGTAGATGGCGCCGCGGCCGTACTGATTGCATCCGAAAAAAAGGCGCAAGAGCTTGGCCTCAAGCCGCGAGCGCGAATCGTAGAGCAGATGATCGTTGGCTCCGACCCGATCCTCATGCTGACGGGTCCCATTCCAGCGACGAAGAAAGTCCTGGCAAAGGCTGGGATGAAGATCGATGACATCGACCTCATCGAGATCAACGAGGCGTTTGCGTCGGTTCCGCTGTGTGTCATGCGTGAGACCGGAATGGACCCGGAGAAAGTTAACGTCAACGGCGGGGCCATTGCCTTGGGGCATCCATTGGGAGCCACCGGCGCGATGCTCATTGGAACCGTGCTCGACGAGCTGGAGCGTCAAAACAAGCGCTTTGGCTTGGTGACCATGTGCATTGGCATGGGCATGGGCATCGCCACGATCATCGAGCGGGTGTAG